AAGGAAATTAGTCACATGAAATAATATTAGTTACATTTCCTTTCGGTCTGGTTTTTTACTTTAAGGATTATTCTGCAACACGATTCGAAAATCTATAGATAAGTCTGGAAAGTattgaaaattgatttttatttccgACTTTTCAAACGTTGACTACTAAGAACCAGTCACAATACTGTCTATTTGTAAGACATTTTAAAGGTGAAATAGTTCGTTCTAAATCGGAAAGAGTCACCATAATTGTTCGACGATAACTTATCTTTATATAAACTAGtaataagataaataaatatttcttaaaaactggATTAATCGCAGAACACCGGTTAACTTTGGACGAGTTATCGACATATTCTCTATGGTTAAATTAACATAGGTCCCGGTTCGCACCAATAACTAGAGCAACTATATAGCCAAAGAACTAGCTAGGATACCAAAGACTTTGGATATTGAAGATATAGACATCTTTAGTCGTATCTCGCCTATGAATTGTTAATTACTTGCTTAAAATGAGCCATGGTCCATCTGACCTCGGTATGATTACTCTTGGTTAACAGTCTAGATAAGTTTTCAAAGAGACAAAATAAAGCCAGCATGCAAAAAAACATGTATGTCAGGACACGGGATTTGGACATTTGACCACTATTGTAGAAGAGGAAGAAGAAACGATGACTCACTAACACTTTCGCAATGGTTCCGCTATGGTCTTACATTTCAAAAAACTATCTggttgctttatttaaaaacaaactgtcccagattaaaactttaaaaaaaggtCATTTAAAATTCATCTGACCTCGATATATTTACTCTTGGATAACACTCTAGATACGTTttcaaaaagaagaaataatgcAAACATGCCAAAAGACCGGGTCTGTAGATAAGTTACTGAAGAAGACAAGATATAAAAAATGCATATCGGGACACGGGATCTGGACATTTGACCACTATTGTAGAAGAGGAAGAAGAAACGATGGCTCACTAACACTTTCGCAATGGTTCATCTatggtttttcttttattctggTTGCTTTTTTTACTTATctcagatatttttttttttattcgaaaagTCGGGGATATATAATAGATTAGATGTAAATCCAACCAAAGACAccgaaatttcaaaaatttatgaaGTTAGTACAGCTTAAATTAgtattaaagtattttgttaTCCAAGAATGTTAGGGATGTTAAACCCCTGCTGATGTATGTTGGTTGCTGTAAGAATATCGCTGTTGTTAGAATTTAGTCCTCGGAAAAGAATCTTTCGGTTGGTGTAGCTGTTGCTTAGTTGAGAACTGTATTGTTTAGAAAGCATGGTGCTCTTGAggaatcaaaaaatatttagaaatcgAGGAACCTTCCTATTACACCATCagaagtttttgttttaccGAGATGAACTGGTCAAACCGATTGTTCTAATAACAAAGGATATTGCTATCAACTTTACGAATATGAATTAACAATAATAGTTAGACCCTATTTCATTGTAGATATCACAAAGCGAACAATTTTAATTGGACCcaagtgtaaaaaaaaaattgtgttggaCACCAGAGTAACACTCACAACTGAAGTGGCCAGATGGGGCTTTGATGTCGACCAAAATGGTAGACTTAGGTCTCAAAATAGTTCAAGGATTCTGGCATATTAGGACGGATTCCAGGGTTTTTGAAACCAGAATACTACAGTTTTGATGTCGACCAAAATGATAAACTTAGGTCTCAAAAAAGTTTAAGGATTCTGGCATATTAGGACGGATTCCAGGGGTTTTGAAACCAGAAAACTACAGGAATTATTAGGAAGAGTATAAGAACTAGAAATAATAACTGATGATTGCGCGATTAGAGTCATTAAAGGATTTTCGAAGTAGAGCTAAAAATAGTATGAAATAGATGTGATTTAGACAACCTTTTTATGTGGAGATAAATCTCCACATAGTACAAGGACTCTAGCAACGAAATCCGTCATAGTAGAATGAATTCCAgggttttaaaaacattatgatCAAGGTTAAACCAGAGTACTACTGCATTGCATAGGATAAAAATAAGGATTATGAGAGAAAATATAATCGTTGGTTGTGCATTTGGAGccttttaaggattttcaaagaGGAACTAATACAAGTACGAAACAGGAGTGATTTAGACAACCTTCTTGGTTTTAACAGGGGAGGAACTAATAACAGTACGAAACAGGAGTGATTTAGACAACCTTCTTGGTTTTACCAAGGGAGTTGATTGGCTTTTCATCAAAACAACTCTTCACTTCTTTCCCTCTAACTATACTATCTTCTTTTGTTCTATCTTAAAGGCAATCATAATGAAACCTTAGGATCTCTAATGGACCTTTAAAAATTAGGGCCATTTATTTCGATCTCAAACAGAGAACTTCTAATGTGAATTGCattcaaaactaaaaactacaTTTCGATTACACAATAtgatgaaattaaacaaaaataattttccaaaaatttttgcaaaaataatttttgatatatCTTGTTGTTTTCAAGACGCAACCAAACATTTCTCTATATATGTcgcacatacatagatacacaacggttttagacattttattcttttttccgaatattttttttaagaaattaaaccaAAACAACAATCAACTGGCAGTGGGCCAACAGCGATCTGAACTAAATTTGTATACaagattttcatttcaattttctatGGGTGAATGAAAGATTTTGTTGtgaattatatagaaaacttatatgaaacagaagaagaagaagtagaaaaaaagaagaacatgTTCCAAATTGTCTTTATGCGTCAATGATTTGGGTGGGGCCAACACCAAACAAAATAATGCTATTTAAGACAAGTATaaacaattatgaaaaaaatatatatataagacACACAAACTGCAAAAAGTAGAGTGTGTGTAAATaagattttgaattttgtttatgaaGATATAATAAGTATTTGAATAGATTGCAgtaacattaataaattaaaataatggaaTGGGAACattgaatttatcaaaaaaaaaaaaaagaaaaaactttgaaggatatttttcatttgaaataaaaagtgcGTTTTTGTGAATTTTATCAAATGTGACTGAAGGTGATTAGTTATATAAAGATCTTACCTCTGTATCaacaatattcttaatattttcctGCTTGTCTGTAATTTCAAAGACAAGGGCAAGCTTGGGAAATaagcatttttattaatatatgtatgtatgcatgtatgtttaatatattaagtATCGGTTCACATTTAGTAACTTTTGTAGCTCTACTTTGGGACTTCATTTAACAGAGGGGGAagaagtctagtttatagtctagttcatagactagttaatagaccaaTTCCTAGACTATTCAATGTACTATTGAATAAACTATTCAAGGACTGGACATTGACTAGGCGCTAGGCTTAtccttagactagtcaatagactagtttatagacttttCAACGGACAATTCTTTTGATTCGAAaatagactactcaatagactaTTTAACAGACTATTCCTTtaattagacaatagactgtccaatagactagtcagtggACTTATCCATAACTTTTTAGTAAacaagtccatagattagtcaatatactgattaatagactagtcgatagacatgttcatagagtagtcaatagactaattcttagaatagtaaatagactagttaatagagtaatcaatagactagtccacagatgatttaacagactagactattccaTGACTTTTTAGTaaacaagtccatagactaatcatTAGACTACTCATTAGACCGCAGACTAGTCAATACTAGTCCACAGATTAGTCAATATActgatcaatagactagtccatagacataTCCATAGAGTAATCAAAAGACTAATTcttagaatagtcaatagagtaatcaatagactagtcgacAGATTATTCAACAGACCAGtccatagattagacaataggtTACTCAATAGACTATTGTATAACTTTTCAGTAAACAAGTCCATAGATTAATGATAGACTTATTCTTAGACTTGTCAACAGTCTACTTTTTATTAGATTTGCCTAtatattagtcaatagactaattctTACACTAATTAATCGAGTAGTTTATATACTGCTCACTAGTCCAGTCAATGGATTAATCCATTAGCTAGTCAATAGAATACtttttagtctatagaccaatcAACAGACTATTTCATAGATTAATAAGTAGACTTGGTCGTGCACTATTCAGTAGACTAATCTCATTATtcaacagactagtccatatGTTAGTCAACAGACTAGCCGATAGACTTGTCCATAGAGTTATCAATAGACTAATTCTTAGACTTGTCAACAGACTACTTATTAGACTTGTTAGTGGACTTGCCAATATATTAGTTAATAGAATAATCctaagactagtcaatatagtGGTCCATAGACTACTCACTAGTCTAGTCAATGAATTGATCCATTGGCTAGTCACTAGGCTACTTATTTGTACATCGACTTCTCAACAGACTTCTTCATGGATTAATAAGTAGACTTGATCATACACTAGTCAGTGGACCAGCCTAGTCAAtaaaccagaccatagacttttCAATAGGTTAGTCCATAAACTGGATAATCAACTAGTCAATAGGCTTGtcatggactagtcaatagaatcgACAATAGGCCAGTTTATATATAAGTCATTCGATTTTTTCATCGCCAAGTTCATAGACGTGACAATAAACTACCCATTAagctgtagactagtctataggttggtcaacagactagtcaatagattatttCATATACTAGTCCATTAACTTACCTAAAGACGAGTCAATAGCCTAGATCATAAACTAGTAAATAGATTTGTCCATTGATTTGACAATACattaatccatagactagttcacagaatagttaatagacttaactatggactagtcaatagaataaacaatagagtagacaatagactatccTGTAGCCTAGAAAATAtacagtccatagactagtcgtagacgagtcaatagactagttgtAGACGgcttaatagactagtctatagagtctatagtatagactgatCGTAAACGAATTTTATAGACCTGTCAATAGACAAGTCATTTGCGACAAAAGTTTCTCAATGAGAATCGACACAAAACGAACTTTAGTTTGGAATTATATTAaaggaaacaaaattaaaaaccagGAAACACTAGGACAATCGATCctgttaatttaaaagttaatagaacaaaaacagaaattgGCGGGGGGAAGAAAACTCAAAATTcagttaaaacttaaaaaaaatcagcctaaaaaatatatacatacgaaAAACTCAACTTACCATATTGTCAGTTAAATTTTGATGAACATTATCGAAGAAGATATTCCACCAGAGTTGTATTAAATCAGCAGCATGCGAATAATCCGAGGGTACACAGGGCATTTTACTTTGTGAATTGAATTGTATCAACCAGGGTTTCATTTTGCCAGCGAAATGCAAAATCTTAATCTTATCTCTGAATTGTTTAAAGGCGGGCAAATAACAATACGAAGCATAAGCTGTAACATTGTATAAGAAGGGCAAACGTTTCTTCAAATCACTGGTAGCCCAATCGGCAAAATATTGATTCAATAGACCCTGATCACCACCATCAAAACTGCCATTTTTCAAGGCGAATTCAACGATTTTATCGAAGGTATCCTGACTGGGCTTATAAACGAAAACGCCTGAATTGAAACAATCGGGCCAGCTGACATCGGGAGCGGCAGAGAATTCTTCACGTTCAAAAAGTTCATCACAATTTTGTAAAacctacaaaaaaaatgtaaaatatttatatttcggGTTAAAACAATTTCCTTTAGACCTACCAAAGTGTCCGAATCCAAGAAAACGCATTTCTCAAATTGTACTAAACGCCAACAGTGTAATTTCGTAAAGGTTATACCCAATTCGGGTCTGGATAGTAAAGCCAAATTGGCAGAATCTTGTGAATCCATAACATTAACTTCTTGCACAAGATTGTAAACATCTCTCAGTTTGCCGCGCATGGATTCTGACACACCGGGTGTGACCAAAACGGCCAATTGATGTTTTGTACCGGCCCGTCTTAGAGAGTGAGCCAATACTAAGGCACCCAAGGAATATGTATCATTTGTGGTTAAAGTTACCCAAGCGAAATCTAAAAGTTtgcgaaaaaattaaaagaaatttgttaataaaataataattaattattaatattgttttttgtttaaaattgtttaataaatttatagctTACATGCAGCTGCAAAGCATTAGCGTAATAATATTCTTTTggcaaaattatgttttttttttatttttattaatttagctgttgtttttgtctagttaaatgcttaataataaattacacttaaattttaaaacgtaATAATGTGACAATGacgttattttttgtaaatacataaattgtttctttttgcgcaattttgtctatttttaaaaagatttatcaTAAGTGTTccaataaagaaagaaaagccTGTAGgggtaataaaaatgtttaactgtacttttaataaaaaccttaaCTGTCGATAAAATTAAAACTCTCTGAGCATAAGAGCAAATTTCTCTTACAATATACATCAACTAGGGCTGccgtttaattttataactacCGGTTTCTGGGATATTCATATTATTGGGAAATAAAgggtttattgtttaaattgaaattttgtttagtttttttataaacgcCACGTTTGCCAAATGTTTTCAACAC
The window above is part of the Lucilia cuprina isolate Lc7/37 chromosome 6, ASM2204524v1, whole genome shotgun sequence genome. Proteins encoded here:
- the LOC111680417 gene encoding glycogenin-1 isoform X3; translated protein: MSNFAWVTLTTNDTYSLGALVLAHSLRRAGTKHQLAVLVTPGVSESMRGKLRDVYNLVQEVNVMDSQDSANLALLSRPELGITFTKLHCWRLVQFEKCVFLDSDTLVLQNCDELFEREEFSAAPDVSWPDCFNSGVFVYKPSQDTFDKIVEFALKNGSFDGGDQGLLNQYFADWATSDLKKRLPFLYNVTAYASYCYLPAFKQFRDKIKILHFAGKMKPWLIQFNSQSKMPCVPSDYSHAADLIQLWWNIFFDNVHQNLTDNMAGLAGALSHLRLGEPRTPEQDAYEQLMRRQCWESGQVDYSGRDAFDNIWKKITKTLESKPDNTGSS